In Cervus elaphus chromosome 24, mCerEla1.1, whole genome shotgun sequence, a single genomic region encodes these proteins:
- the PPP4R2 gene encoding serine/threonine-protein phosphatase 4 regulatory subunit 2 isoform X3 — MNGVMFPGNSPSYTERSNINGPGTPRPLNRPKVPLSVPMTTNGLPESTDSKESKQNEDKNHSDSSTSESEGSSVSPIKNKHPDEDTVEAEGHEVKRLRFDKESEVREMASQTSSSEISSVMVEETEAPSSSQNKDKESSCTRQHCTEEDEEEDEEEEEESFMTSREMIAERKNQEKESDDALTVNEETSEENNQMEESDLTQVERGLHSEGSENAGPVSSGSDCHETEELVGSNSSKTGEILSESPMENDEATEVTDEPMEQD, encoded by the exons ATGAATGGTGTTATGTTTCCTGGAAATTCACCAAGTTACACTGAGAG GTCTAATATAAATGGGCCTGGAACACCCAGGCCACTTAATCGACCAAAAGTTCCTTTGTCAGTTCCAATGACAACAAACGGCTTGCCTGAGAGCACAGACAGCAAAGAGTCAaagcaaaatgaagacaaaaatcacag tgaCTCTTCAACATCTGAATCAGAAGGTTCCTCGGTGAGccctataaaaaataaacatccaGATGAAGATACTGTGGAGGCGGAAGGGCATGAGGTAAAAAGACTCAGGTTCgacaaagaaagtgaagtcagagagatgGCCAGTCAGACATCTTCCAGTGAAATTTCTTCAGTTATGGTAGAAGAAACAGAAGCTCCATCTTCATCTcagaataaagacaaagaaagtagTTGTACCAGGCAGCACTGTACAGAAGAGGATGAAGAagaggatgaagaggaagaagaag agTCTTTTATGACATCAAGAGAAATGATCgcagaaagaaaaaatcaagaaaaagaatcTGATGATGCCTTAACTGTGAATGAAGAGACTTCTGAGGAAAATAATCAAATGGAAGAATCTGATCTGACTCAAGTTGAGAGAGGTTTACATTCTGAAGGTAGTGAAAATGCAGGCCCTGTAAGTAGTGGTTCTGATTGCCATGAAACAGAAGAGTTAGTAGGATCTAATTCCAGTAAAACTGGAGAGATTCTCTCAGAATCACCCATGGAGAATGATGAAGCCACAGAAGTCACAGAtgaaccaatggaacaagactaa